A single window of Sphingobacteriales bacterium DNA harbors:
- a CDS encoding DUF1573 domain-containing protein, with the protein MKKVYFILSLLATSFLGFAQTVDANAPEITFEKESIDYGTIKQDANGVRVFEFTNTGKTLLIISSATGSCGCTVPTYPKEPIMPGQKSKIEVRYDTHRVGPFSKTVTVNSNAKTPSNTLRISGTVEAAATEPTNDVVKPYVAPVPAPVVAPETKTTTVVKPTTPTVKTTTTTKKPTTTTKKTTTTKKPVSTTTKKTTTTTK; encoded by the coding sequence ATGAAAAAAGTATACTTTATCTTAAGCTTATTAGCTACATCGTTTTTAGGATTTGCACAAACAGTTGATGCAAATGCACCTGAAATTACATTTGAGAAAGAATCTATCGACTATGGCACTATCAAACAAGATGCTAATGGAGTTAGAGTTTTTGAATTTACAAACACAGGAAAAACACTACTAATTATTTCTTCAGCAACAGGATCTTGTGGTTGTACAGTTCCTACGTATCCAAAAGAACCAATCATGCCAGGTCAAAAATCTAAAATCGAAGTTAGATATGACACGCATAGAGTTGGACCATTTAGTAAAACTGTAACAGTAAACTCAAATGCAAAAACACCTTCTAATACATTAAGAATTAGTGGAACAGTTGAAGCAGCTGCTACAGAACCAACAAATGATGTAGTAAAACCATATGTTGCACCAGTACCAGCACCAGTTGTTGCACCAGAAACTAAAACTACAACAGTAGTAAAACCAACAACACCTACAGTAAAAACAACAACTACTACAAAAAAACCTACTACTACAACTAAAAAAACAACGACTACAAAAAAACCAGTTTCAACTACAACTAAAAAAACAACAACTACAACAAAATAA
- a CDS encoding DUF1599 domain-containing protein, producing MTANLNKTMIQFDAAFEKCRNIFLQKTKDYGTSWRLLRLPSVTDQLYIKAKRIRTIDERGTQKINDSIEDEFIGCINYSIIALIQLELLEKGETQIELDYQTIEKLYNTYYHKIKELMIAKNHDYGEAWRDMRINSFTDMILTRLHRIKQMEANNGQSSISEGVDANYMDIANYAIFALIQIDESKN from the coding sequence ATGACTGCCAATCTAAATAAAACAATGATACAGTTTGATGCGGCTTTTGAAAAATGTAGAAATATATTTTTACAAAAAACAAAAGACTATGGCACATCGTGGAGGTTATTGAGACTACCATCTGTTACAGACCAATTATACATCAAAGCAAAAAGAATTAGAACAATTGATGAAAGAGGAACACAGAAAATAAATGATTCTATTGAAGATGAGTTTATTGGATGCATTAATTATAGTATCATCGCATTAATTCAACTAGAACTATTAGAGAAAGGAGAAACGCAGATAGAATTAGACTATCAAACAATAGAAAAATTATACAATACATATTATCATAAGATAAAAGAGTTGATGATTGCAAAAAATCACGACTATGGAGAAGCTTGGAGAGATATGCGTATCAATTCATTTACAGATATGATACTCACCAGATTACATAGAATAAAACAAATGGAAGCCAATAATGGACAATCTTCCATTTCAGAAGGCGTAGATGCCAATTATATGGATATTGCAAATTATGCTATATTTGCACTAATCCAAATTGATGAATCAAAAAATTAA
- a CDS encoding DoxX family protein: MKYITQIVRYLVGALFIFSGVVKAIDPAGTAIKMEEYFEVFATYVPKLEFLWHFFAQQALIIATIMIVLEIILGITLILGIWKKFTLGSLVAIIIFFTFLTWFSAKTGKVTDCGCFGDFIKLTPTQSYHKDLVLCVLILILVIGAKHIKQLFAARIGIVIFSVLAILTLLFTFRNIYYEPIKDFRPYTIGTSIPKCLELPPNAKKTITEMVFVYKNKQTGEVKRFNNTFPEDLDNWTFVDREDKVIQKGDEPKCKDFAIKDANGNDNSASFFEEEEYIFFIICPNIKKTSVSGFDKLLPVCKAAEKDNRYVFILSGSLLEEVESFKQKNKIPYEVYTTDETPLKTIMRSNPGLLILKKGKIVAKYHYNEVPDYQKIKKEILK, encoded by the coding sequence ATGAAATATATTACTCAAATTGTTAGGTATTTAGTAGGCGCATTATTTATTTTCTCAGGTGTTGTAAAAGCAATTGACCCAGCTGGTACTGCCATCAAAATGGAAGAATATTTTGAAGTATTTGCCACTTATGTGCCAAAGTTAGAATTCTTATGGCATTTCTTTGCACAACAAGCATTGATAATTGCAACAATAATGATTGTCTTAGAAATTATTTTAGGTATTACTTTGATACTTGGAATTTGGAAGAAGTTTACACTAGGTAGTCTAGTCGCAATTATAATATTCTTTACATTTCTAACATGGTTTTCTGCAAAAACAGGCAAAGTTACAGACTGTGGTTGCTTCGGAGATTTTATAAAACTTACACCAACACAATCATACCACAAAGATTTAGTGTTATGTGTATTAATATTAATCTTAGTAATTGGTGCTAAACACATCAAACAACTTTTTGCTGCAAGAATAGGTATTGTCATTTTTTCGGTTCTAGCAATTCTTACATTGTTATTTACATTCAGAAATATATACTATGAGCCAATTAAAGATTTTAGACCATACACAATAGGAACATCAATTCCAAAATGCTTAGAGTTGCCACCAAATGCAAAGAAAACAATTACAGAAATGGTATTTGTCTACAAAAACAAACAAACAGGCGAAGTAAAAAGATTCAATAATACATTTCCAGAAGATTTAGATAATTGGACATTCGTAGATAGAGAAGATAAAGTTATTCAAAAAGGAGATGAGCCAAAATGTAAAGACTTTGCAATCAAAGATGCCAATGGAAATGATAACTCAGCTTCTTTCTTTGAAGAAGAAGAATATATATTTTTCATCATTTGCCCAAATATAAAAAAGACAAGTGTAAGCGGATTTGACAAATTATTGCCAGTTTGCAAAGCAGCCGAAAAAGATAATAGATATGTATTTATATTATCAGGAAGTTTATTAGAAGAAGTAGAAAGTTTTAAACAAAAAAATAAAATACCATACGAAGTATACACAACAGACGAAACACCATTAAAAACAATCATGCGTTCAAATCCAGGATTGCTTATTTTGAAAAAAGGAAAAATTGTAGCTAAATATCACTACAATGAAGTACCTGACTACCAAAAAATAAAAAAAGAAATTTTAAAATAA
- a CDS encoding ABC transporter permease, with product MAKFILNKLFYGILVLFGVVFVVFALFNLLPVDPARLTLGQRADVSSVEAINKELGLDKPFTTKLFLYLNDISPISVYENTQENQEKYEYKKIISFSKNALVIKKPYLRRSYQTKELVSEKLKKALPKTILLAIISIIFASIIGVIFGVLAAVRQNSWLDTLMMSISNLGISVPSYFSAIILGYIFGILLHDFTGLDQVGDITTIDDWGDEVITLKNLILPCLALGSRPIGIIFQLTRSSMLDVLSQDYIRTAKAKGLSNVVVRFKHALRNALNPVVTTISAWFASLLAGAFFVEVIFDIKGLGYIAVNSLLNFDFPVTMGCVLFTAIVFIVVNFIVDILYAILDPRIRIGK from the coding sequence ATGGCAAAATTTATTCTCAATAAACTCTTTTACGGAATTCTAGTTTTATTTGGAGTTGTTTTCGTCGTTTTTGCATTGTTTAATTTACTTCCTGTAGATCCAGCTAGGCTCACACTAGGACAAAGAGCAGATGTTTCATCAGTAGAAGCAATCAATAAAGAATTAGGCTTAGATAAACCATTTACAACAAAATTATTTTTATACTTAAATGATATTTCGCCAATTTCAGTGTACGAGAATACACAGGAAAATCAAGAAAAATATGAGTATAAAAAAATCATCTCATTCTCAAAAAATGCATTAGTTATCAAAAAACCATATTTGCGTCGATCGTACCAAACAAAAGAACTAGTGAGTGAGAAACTGAAAAAAGCATTACCTAAAACAATATTATTAGCAATTATATCAATTATATTTGCAAGTATAATAGGTGTGATTTTTGGCGTTCTGGCAGCAGTACGTCAAAACTCATGGTTAGATACTTTGATGATGTCTATTTCAAATTTAGGTATTTCTGTTCCATCATATTTTTCAGCAATTATTTTAGGCTACATCTTTGGTATATTATTACACGATTTTACAGGATTAGACCAAGTAGGAGATATCACAACAATAGATGATTGGGGCGATGAAGTTATTACACTCAAGAATCTAATACTACCATGTTTGGCATTAGGTTCAAGACCAATCGGAATTATATTTCAGCTAACTAGAAGTTCTATGTTAGATGTGCTTTCTCAAGATTATATTAGAACAGCAAAAGCAAAAGGATTGTCAAATGTAGTAGTAAGATTCAAACACGCACTGCGCAATGCGCTCAATCCAGTAGTTACCACAATTTCGGCATGGTTTGCAAGTTTGCTTGCAGGCGCATTTTTCGTAGAAGTAATTTTTGATATCAAAGGATTAGGATATATCGCAGTTAATTCATTACTCAATTTTGATTTTCCAGTTACCATGGGATGCGTATTGTTCACAGCTATTGTATTTATTGTTGTCAATTTTATTGTAGACATACTCTACGCAATTTTAGATCCAAGAATTAGAATAGGAAAATAA
- a CDS encoding AAA family ATPase, translating to MLVFLVGFMGCGKSYIGRKIAPAMEFSYIDMDKAIEEQEQQTVKQIFETKGEAYFRKLEHNFLLEINKDDNIVISTGGGVPCFHNNMEIMNQKGITIYLNRDKELVLSRLKKGIEKRPLLQGLIDDELANFYDSKLAERKQFYEQAKIFAHNSDYVEIIKLIQAENKLD from the coding sequence ATGCTTGTATTTTTAGTAGGCTTCATGGGTTGTGGCAAATCTTACATAGGCAGAAAGATTGCACCAGCTATGGAATTTTCATATATAGATATGGATAAGGCAATTGAAGAACAAGAACAACAAACTGTAAAGCAAATTTTTGAAACAAAAGGAGAGGCGTATTTCAGAAAATTAGAGCATAATTTTTTATTAGAAATAAATAAAGATGACAATATTGTAATTTCTACAGGTGGTGGAGTGCCATGTTTTCACAATAACATGGAAATCATGAATCAAAAAGGAATTACTATTTATTTAAATAGAGATAAAGAACTTGTATTAAGTAGATTAAAAAAAGGAATTGAAAAAAGACCATTGTTACAAGGATTGATAGACGATGAATTAGCCAATTTCTATGATTCAAAACTAGCAGAAAGAAAACAATTCTACGAACAAGCAAAAATATTTGCACACAATTCAGATTATGTAGAAATCATAAAACTGATTCAAGCAGAAAATAAGTTAGATTAA
- a CDS encoding DNA gyrase/topoisomerase IV subunit A, translating to MSEHKEQHITTLDGLYENWFLDYASYVILERAVPALYDGLKPVQRRIMHAMKVMDDGRFNKVANIIGSTMQYHPHGDASINEAIVNLGQKDLLIDCQGNWGDIRTGDNAAAPRYIEARLSKFAIDVVFNEDTTEWQLSYDGRKKEPVLLPVKFPLLLAQGVEGIAVGLSTKVMPHNFCELIEASILHLKKQSFTLYPDFQTGGMVDVREYNDGKRGGRIRVRAKIETVDKKTLRITEIPFATNTANLIDSILKATEKGKIKVKKVTDNTAKNVDIVIELQPNVSTSVSIDALYAFTDCEVSVSPNTCLIIGEKPHFIGVSEALRTSTDNTVQLLKRELEILLNDLQNKWHFSSLEKIFIENRIYRDIEEEETWEGVIKAIDKGLEPFKKLLHRAVTEEDIVKLTEIKIKRISKFDAKKADEYIKSLEDEMAEAQENLKNLTKFAIKYFENLLKKYSKGKERKTIITNFDTVEVKLVAANNEKLYVNRKDGFVGFGKDMKKEEFVTECSDIDDIIAFTKDGIMKVVRNADKVFIGKDIIHVAVWKKNDERTTYNAIYVDGKSRNNYAKRFNVTSITRDKEYPITQGNPKSKLLYFTANANAEAETVGIQLTQGCSARIKNFDFDFAELSIKNRSSQGNIATKYPIRKIDLKSKGQSTLGGLEIWLDEDIGKLNTEKRGKLLGTFQSDDKILVLYKSGDYMLTNFELTNRYSMAEIITVEKLSSKTVVSAIHYLPSKKCNYIKRFQIETLSTEQKFSFIADEPNAQLVFATTNQNPIVDYTIDLGKKKVSEKEQVNIAEFIEVKGWKAIGNKFIAGNLHTVELIVVEDNTAKDIPLEITNLNEGEQGDLFN from the coding sequence ATGAGCGAACATAAAGAACAACATATTACAACATTAGATGGCTTATACGAAAACTGGTTTTTAGACTATGCATCTTATGTTATTTTAGAGCGCGCAGTACCAGCTTTGTACGATGGTTTGAAACCAGTGCAACGCAGAATAATGCATGCCATGAAAGTAATGGATGATGGTCGCTTCAACAAAGTGGCAAATATCATTGGTAGCACCATGCAATACCATCCACACGGCGATGCATCAATAAACGAAGCAATTGTAAATCTTGGACAAAAAGATTTATTGATAGACTGTCAAGGAAACTGGGGCGATATAAGAACAGGCGACAATGCAGCAGCACCACGTTATATAGAAGCACGCTTATCAAAATTTGCGATAGATGTTGTTTTTAATGAAGATACTACAGAATGGCAATTGTCTTACGATGGAAGAAAAAAAGAACCAGTATTACTTCCAGTAAAATTTCCATTATTGTTGGCACAAGGCGTAGAAGGTATTGCAGTAGGTTTGTCTACTAAAGTAATGCCACACAATTTCTGCGAATTGATAGAAGCGTCAATATTACATCTTAAAAAACAATCATTTACATTATATCCAGATTTCCAAACAGGCGGAATGGTAGATGTAAGAGAATATAATGATGGAAAACGTGGCGGAAGAATTAGAGTAAGAGCAAAAATAGAAACCGTAGATAAAAAAACATTGCGCATTACCGAAATTCCTTTTGCTACAAACACAGCAAACCTTATAGATTCTATACTAAAAGCAACAGAAAAAGGAAAAATTAAAGTAAAAAAAGTAACAGACAATACAGCAAAAAATGTAGACATAGTTATTGAATTACAACCAAACGTTTCAACAAGTGTAAGTATCGATGCATTGTACGCATTCACAGATTGCGAAGTCTCAGTTTCTCCAAATACTTGTTTAATTATTGGCGAAAAACCACACTTTATTGGTGTGTCAGAAGCATTAAGAACATCAACAGATAATACAGTTCAATTATTAAAAAGAGAACTCGAAATATTACTCAACGATTTACAAAATAAGTGGCATTTCTCATCACTAGAAAAAATATTTATAGAGAATAGAATTTATAGAGATATCGAAGAAGAAGAAACTTGGGAAGGTGTAATAAAAGCAATTGACAAAGGTTTAGAGCCATTCAAAAAATTATTACATCGTGCAGTTACAGAAGAAGATATTGTAAAGCTTACTGAAATTAAAATCAAAAGAATATCAAAATTTGATGCTAAAAAAGCAGATGAGTACATCAAGTCATTAGAAGATGAGATGGCAGAAGCACAAGAAAATTTAAAAAATCTAACAAAATTTGCCATCAAGTATTTTGAAAATTTATTGAAAAAATACAGCAAAGGCAAAGAACGAAAAACGATTATCACCAATTTCGATACTGTAGAAGTAAAATTAGTAGCAGCCAACAACGAAAAATTGTATGTAAACAGAAAAGATGGATTCGTTGGTTTTGGTAAAGACATGAAAAAAGAAGAATTTGTAACAGAATGTTCAGATATCGATGATATCATTGCGTTTACCAAAGATGGTATTATGAAAGTGGTGCGTAATGCAGACAAAGTATTTATTGGGAAAGATATTATACATGTTGCAGTTTGGAAGAAAAATGACGAACGTACTACATACAACGCAATTTATGTAGATGGAAAGTCTAGAAATAACTATGCCAAAAGATTCAATGTTACATCAATTACCAGAGATAAAGAATATCCAATTACGCAAGGCAATCCAAAGTCCAAACTATTGTATTTTACAGCCAATGCCAATGCAGAAGCCGAAACAGTAGGCATACAACTAACACAAGGTTGCTCTGCTAGAATAAAAAATTTCGATTTTGATTTTGCAGAATTAAGTATCAAAAACAGAAGCTCACAAGGTAATATTGCAACCAAATATCCAATCAGAAAAATAGATTTAAAATCTAAAGGACAATCAACTTTAGGTGGATTAGAAATTTGGCTCGATGAAGATATAGGAAAATTAAACACAGAAAAAAGAGGAAAACTATTAGGTACTTTCCAGTCAGATGATAAGATTTTGGTATTGTACAAATCTGGTGATTATATGTTGACTAATTTCGAACTAACGAATAGATATTCAATGGCTGAAATTATCACAGTAGAAAAATTGAGTAGCAAAACTGTGGTATCAGCTATCCATTATTTGCCATCCAAAAAATGCAATTACATCAAAAGATTTCAAATAGAAACATTAAGCACAGAACAGAAATTTTCATTCATTGCAGATGAGCCAAATGCACAACTTGTATTTGCTACCACAAACCAAAACCCAATTGTAGATTATACAATAGATTTGGGCAAGAAAAAAGTATCAGAGAAAGAGCAAGTTAATATAGCAGAATTTATTGAAGTAAAAGGATGGAAAGCCATAGGCAATAAATTTATAGCAGGCAATTTGCACACAGTAGAGTTAATCGTAGTTGAAGATAATACTGCAAAAGATATTCCACTAGAAATTACCAACCTAAACGAAGGCGAACAAGGCGATTTATTCAATTAG
- a CDS encoding pentapeptide repeat-containing protein codes for MQETYILDKIFDRSEMLTKGEYENCTFNSCNFSDANFSDYKFIDCTFNDCNLSLLKLNNTAFRDVKFKDCKMLGLRFDTCNAFGLSFSFDGCQLNHSSFYKMKIKKTVFKNTQLHEVDFAEADLSNAVFDNCYLTQAVFDHTIIEKADFRTAYNYSINPENNKIKKAKFSIQGISGLLDKYEIDIEK; via the coding sequence ATGCAAGAAACTTATATCTTAGATAAAATTTTTGATAGAAGCGAAATGCTCACAAAAGGCGAATACGAAAATTGCACATTCAATAGTTGCAATTTTTCTGATGCCAATTTCTCAGATTATAAATTTATAGATTGCACATTTAACGATTGCAATCTAAGTCTACTAAAACTCAACAATACAGCATTTCGCGATGTGAAATTTAAAGATTGTAAAATGCTCGGACTACGTTTCGATACTTGCAATGCATTCGGTCTTTCCTTTTCATTTGATGGTTGTCAACTCAATCATTCTTCGTTTTATAAAATGAAAATAAAAAAGACAGTTTTCAAAAACACACAACTTCACGAAGTAGATTTTGCAGAAGCAGACCTATCAAACGCAGTTTTTGACAATTGCTATCTTACGCAAGCAGTTTTTGACCACACAATTATTGAAAAAGCAGACTTTCGCACAGCATACAATTATTCCATCAATCCAGAAAACAATAAAATCAAAAAAGCAAAATTTTCCATTCAAGGTATTTCAGGTCTTTTAGACAAATACGAAATAGACATCGAAAAATGA
- a CDS encoding VOC family protein encodes MKENNLLRMDNVGIVVESLDDAIAFFLELGLSLVGRTMVEGEWAGRITGLKNQSVEIAMMQTPDGNSRIELSRFIHPKVTADHRTAPVNALGYLRVMFAVADIDDTLNRLYKHGAQLVDEVVQYQDVYKLCYLRGPEGILIGIAQALK; translated from the coding sequence ATGAAAGAAAATAACTTACTAAGAATGGATAATGTTGGTATTGTTGTTGAATCACTCGATGACGCAATAGCATTTTTTCTCGAACTTGGACTAAGTTTAGTAGGAAGAACAATGGTTGAAGGAGAATGGGCAGGCAGAATTACAGGACTAAAAAACCAATCTGTAGAAATTGCAATGATGCAAACACCAGATGGCAATAGTAGAATAGAACTTTCAAGATTCATACATCCAAAAGTAACAGCAGACCATCGCACAGCACCAGTAAATGCATTAGGCTATTTGCGTGTTATGTTTGCAGTTGCAGATATAGATGATACACTCAATAGACTGTACAAACATGGCGCACAACTTGTAGATGAAGTTGTACAATACCAAGATGTATATAAACTATGCTATCTTCGTGGACCAGAAGGAATTTTAATCGGAATAGCTCAAGCACTTAAGTAA